One Mycobacterium sp. SMC-4 DNA window includes the following coding sequences:
- a CDS encoding FAD-dependent oxidoreductase, translating into MSDQECEVLVVGAGLAGLRCAGVLDAAGRDVRVWEAADDVGGRIRTDVVDGFRCDRGFQVLNPAYPALPGSVDVAALRLQPFLPGVGVRRERGSITLVHPLRKPAGVPAMLTAGALRPADVLALGRWTAPALRPSRLRSALGDTRLADALDSSGVQGEVRRVLERFLSGVLLDASGATSNAFALLLVRMFVLGVPALPADGMAALPRLLAAAVPGRVRTGTRVTSVERGGRDWTVRAHDGATMRARQVVIATDPGTAAGFTGEPAPAMRGVITDWWASDVTPATGGALQVDGRAGARGPVVNTAVISDAAPSYAPPGRQLIQASALHRADDTPPSEEQMRAHAAEILGVSAADWQPVVRHVVSAALPAQPAPLVLRRSIRVHSGLWVCGDHRDTASIQGALVSGRRTGAAVLRALSCT; encoded by the coding sequence ATGAGCGACCAGGAGTGCGAAGTCCTCGTGGTCGGCGCCGGCCTGGCGGGATTGCGGTGCGCCGGCGTGCTGGATGCAGCCGGCCGCGACGTGCGGGTGTGGGAGGCCGCCGACGACGTCGGCGGCCGGATCCGCACCGACGTGGTCGACGGGTTCCGGTGCGATCGCGGATTCCAGGTGCTCAACCCGGCCTATCCGGCGCTGCCGGGCAGTGTGGATGTCGCCGCGTTGCGGTTGCAGCCATTCCTGCCCGGCGTCGGGGTGCGTCGCGAACGGGGCTCGATCACCCTGGTCCATCCGCTGCGCAAGCCGGCGGGGGTGCCGGCCATGCTCACCGCGGGGGCGCTACGACCGGCCGACGTGCTGGCGCTCGGCCGCTGGACTGCTCCGGCGCTGCGTCCGTCGCGGCTGCGGTCGGCCCTCGGCGACACCAGGTTGGCCGACGCGCTGGACAGCTCAGGCGTGCAGGGCGAGGTGCGACGGGTGCTGGAGCGATTCCTGTCCGGGGTGCTGCTGGACGCCTCCGGCGCAACCTCCAACGCGTTCGCTCTGCTGCTCGTGCGGATGTTCGTACTCGGGGTGCCGGCGTTGCCCGCCGACGGCATGGCGGCGCTGCCGCGACTCCTCGCAGCTGCGGTGCCGGGCCGAGTCCGCACCGGTACGCGGGTGACCTCTGTCGAGCGCGGCGGCCGCGACTGGACGGTGCGCGCCCACGACGGCGCGACGATGCGGGCCCGTCAGGTGGTGATCGCAACGGACCCCGGGACGGCCGCCGGGTTCACCGGGGAACCCGCGCCGGCGATGCGTGGGGTGATCACCGACTGGTGGGCCAGCGACGTCACCCCGGCCACCGGAGGAGCCCTGCAGGTGGACGGCCGCGCCGGGGCGCGTGGCCCGGTGGTCAACACTGCGGTGATCAGCGATGCGGCGCCGAGCTATGCACCGCCGGGGCGGCAGTTGATCCAGGCTTCGGCGCTGCATCGCGCCGATGACACACCGCCGTCGGAGGAGCAGATGCGTGCGCACGCCGCGGAAATCCTCGGGGTGTCGGCCGCTGACTGGCAACCGGTGGTGCGCCATGTCGTCAGTGCGGCACTGCCGGCTCAGCCCGCCCCGCTGGTCCTACGGCGATCGATACGGGTGCATTCGGGACTGTGGGTGTGCGGGGATCACCGCGACACCGCCTCGATACAAGGGGCGCTGGTCAGCGGCAGACGCACCGGCGCCGCGGTGCTGCGGGCTCTCAGTTGTACTTGA
- the yvcK gene encoding uridine diphosphate-N-acetylglucosamine-binding protein YvcK — protein sequence MSQRIVALGGGHGLYATLSAARRLTPHVTAVVTVADDGGSSGRLRSELDVVPPGDLRMALAALASDSPHGRLWATIIQHRFGGSGALAGHPIGNLLVAGLNEVLADPVAALDELGRILGVKGRVLPMCPVGLGIEADVVGLESDPRVSRVIRGQVAIATTVGKVRRVRLTPGDPPATRQAVDAILNADLVVLGPGSWFTSVIPHVLVPELAAALKATTARRALVLNLVAEPGETAGFSVERHIHVLAQHAPDDFTVADIIVDSARVPSERERDQLRRTATILDAHVEFADVSRPGTPLHDPAKLAAALERVLQNGAKPPDVVHQPTVPTPTANGPRGDDPWR from the coding sequence ATGAGTCAACGCATTGTCGCCCTCGGCGGTGGCCATGGGCTCTATGCCACCCTGTCGGCAGCGCGGCGGCTGACGCCGCATGTCACCGCGGTGGTCACCGTCGCCGACGACGGCGGATCGTCCGGCCGGTTGCGCAGCGAACTCGACGTGGTACCGCCCGGTGATCTACGAATGGCGTTGGCCGCGTTGGCTTCTGACAGTCCGCACGGCCGGCTGTGGGCCACCATCATTCAGCACCGCTTCGGCGGCAGCGGGGCGCTGGCCGGCCATCCCATCGGCAACCTGCTGGTGGCCGGCCTCAACGAGGTACTGGCCGACCCGGTGGCCGCGCTAGACGAGCTGGGCCGCATCCTCGGCGTCAAGGGGCGGGTGCTGCCGATGTGCCCGGTCGGTCTGGGAATCGAGGCTGACGTCGTCGGGCTGGAATCCGACCCGCGGGTCAGCCGGGTCATCCGCGGTCAGGTCGCCATCGCCACCACGGTCGGCAAGGTGCGCCGAGTGCGGCTGACTCCCGGTGACCCGCCGGCCACCCGCCAGGCGGTCGACGCGATCCTCAACGCCGACCTGGTGGTGCTCGGACCGGGCTCGTGGTTCACCAGCGTCATCCCGCATGTGCTGGTTCCAGAGCTGGCCGCGGCGCTCAAAGCCACCACTGCGCGGCGGGCGCTGGTGCTCAATCTGGTGGCCGAGCCGGGGGAGACGGCAGGCTTCTCGGTCGAGCGACACATCCACGTATTGGCCCAGCACGCCCCAGACGACTTCACCGTCGCCGACATCATCGTCGACTCGGCGCGGGTGCCCAGCGAGCGCGAGCGTGACCAGCTGCGCCGCACGGCCACCATCCTCGATGCTCACGTGGAGTTCGCTGACGTTTCCCGACCTGGTACACCTTTACATGACCCGGCGAAGTTGGCCGCAGCATTAGAGAGGGTGCTCCAAAATGGTGCGAAACCCCCCGACGTGGTTCATCAGCCGACAGTGCCCACCCCGACAGCTAACGGACCGAGAGGTGACGACCCGTGGCGATGA
- a CDS encoding ABC transporter substrate-binding protein — translation MRVGLGTPVAPFVRGEGGLDVELMAALGDRLDEPIDFRPGGGDLDQMLDELLDGTYDCVSGVVVTDARAQRVALLPPYLITGQALAVHTGRLPQVQSVDELRGLTIGAGRGDPAAAVAVDLVDRGKAGRVHLSEPGAVLADLDSGRCDAVVGLAPVLGALLVTAPQVEVVQRGLAAQPIAIAVAPSDHALLARLQVASAELEDDGTMQALRRRWLGNPYTDQSAAVL, via the coding sequence GTGCGGGTCGGACTGGGCACCCCGGTGGCGCCGTTTGTCCGGGGCGAGGGCGGGCTCGACGTTGAACTGATGGCCGCCCTGGGCGACAGACTCGACGAACCCATCGACTTCCGGCCGGGCGGTGGCGACCTCGATCAGATGCTCGATGAGCTGCTCGACGGAACCTACGACTGTGTCAGCGGTGTGGTGGTCACCGATGCCCGCGCCCAGCGGGTGGCGCTGCTGCCGCCCTACCTGATCACAGGTCAGGCGCTCGCCGTCCACACCGGACGCCTGCCGCAGGTGCAGTCGGTCGACGAACTGCGCGGGCTGACGATCGGGGCGGGTCGCGGCGATCCCGCCGCGGCCGTGGCCGTCGATCTGGTCGACCGGGGCAAGGCCGGCCGGGTCCACCTCAGCGAGCCCGGCGCAGTTCTGGCCGACCTCGACTCCGGCCGGTGCGACGCCGTCGTCGGCCTCGCACCGGTACTGGGTGCGCTGCTGGTGACCGCGCCGCAGGTCGAGGTGGTGCAGCGCGGCCTGGCCGCGCAACCCATCGCTATCGCGGTGGCCCCGTCCGATCATGCGCTGCTGGCCCGTCTGCAGGTCGCCTCGGCCGAACTGGAGGACGACGGCACCATGCAGGCGCTTCGCCGGCGTTGGCTGGGAAACCCCTACACCGACCAGAGCGCGGCGGTTCTCTGA
- the tpiA gene encoding triose-phosphate isomerase, with protein sequence MTRKPLIAGNWKMNLNHFEAIALVQKIAFSLPDKYFDKVDVTVIPPFTDLRSVQTLVDGDKLRLTYGAQDLSQHDSGAYTGEISGAFLAKLGCTFVVVGHSERRTYHGEDDALVAAKAAAAFRHGVVPIICIGEHLEVREAGNHVEHNVNQLRGSLAGLSAEQIGQAVIAYEPVWAIGTGRVASAADAQEVCGAIRAEIGALTSADIAAGVRVLYGGSVNAKNVGEIVGQADVDGALVGGASLDGEQFATLSAIAAGGPLP encoded by the coding sequence ATGACCCGTAAGCCGTTGATCGCCGGCAACTGGAAGATGAACCTCAACCACTTCGAGGCGATCGCGCTGGTACAAAAGATCGCGTTCTCGTTGCCGGACAAGTACTTCGACAAGGTCGACGTGACGGTGATACCGCCGTTCACCGATCTGAGGAGCGTGCAGACGCTCGTCGACGGCGACAAGTTGCGATTGACCTACGGCGCCCAGGACCTCTCACAGCACGACTCCGGCGCCTACACCGGTGAGATCAGCGGTGCGTTCCTGGCCAAACTGGGGTGCACCTTCGTCGTCGTCGGGCACTCCGAGCGGCGCACCTACCACGGCGAGGACGACGCGCTGGTTGCCGCGAAGGCCGCGGCGGCGTTCCGGCACGGCGTGGTCCCGATCATCTGCATCGGCGAGCACCTGGAAGTCCGCGAAGCCGGCAACCACGTCGAGCACAATGTCAACCAACTGCGCGGTTCGCTGGCCGGGTTGTCGGCCGAACAGATCGGACAGGCCGTCATCGCCTACGAACCGGTCTGGGCCATCGGAACCGGCCGCGTCGCCAGTGCAGCCGACGCCCAGGAGGTCTGCGGCGCCATTCGCGCGGAGATCGGGGCGCTGACTTCGGCCGACATCGCGGCGGGGGTGCGCGTTCTCTATGGGGGCTCGGTCAACGCCAAGAATGTCGGTGAGATCGTCGGCCAGGCCGACGTGGACGGCGCGCTGGTGGGCGGAGCGTCGCTGGATGGCGAGCAATTCGCCACCCTGTCAGCCATCGCGGCCGGCGGGCCGCTTCCCTGA
- the gap gene encoding type I glyceraldehyde-3-phosphate dehydrogenase, which produces MTIRVGVNGFGRIGRNFFRALDAQKAEGKNTDIEIVAVNDLTDNATLAHLLKFDSILGRLPYDVSLEGEDTIVVGDHKIKALAVKEGPSALPWGDLGVDVVVESTGIFTKRDKAQGHLDAGAKKVIISAPATDEDITIVLGVNDDKYDGSQNIISNASCTTNCLGPLAKVLNDEFGIVKGLMTTIHAYTQDQNLQDGPHKDLRRARAAAINIVPTSTGAAKAIGLVLPELKGKLDGYALRVPIPTGSVTDLTAELNKSATADEINAAMKAAADGPMKGILKYYDAPIVSSDIVTDPHSSLYDAGLTKVIDNQAKVVSWYDNEWGYSNRLADLIALVGKSL; this is translated from the coding sequence GTGACGATCCGGGTAGGCGTGAACGGCTTCGGCCGTATCGGGCGCAACTTCTTCCGCGCGCTGGACGCGCAGAAGGCCGAGGGCAAGAACACCGACATCGAGATCGTCGCGGTCAACGACCTCACCGACAACGCCACGCTGGCTCACTTGCTGAAGTTCGACTCGATCCTGGGCCGGCTTCCGTATGACGTCAGTCTTGAGGGCGAAGACACCATCGTCGTCGGCGACCACAAGATCAAGGCGCTGGCCGTCAAAGAGGGTCCGTCGGCGTTGCCCTGGGGCGACCTGGGTGTCGACGTGGTGGTCGAGTCCACCGGCATCTTCACCAAGCGTGACAAGGCGCAGGGCCACCTGGACGCGGGTGCGAAAAAGGTCATCATCTCCGCGCCGGCCACCGACGAAGACATCACCATCGTGCTCGGCGTCAACGACGACAAGTACGACGGCAGCCAGAACATCATCTCCAACGCGTCGTGCACGACGAACTGCCTGGGCCCGCTGGCCAAGGTGCTCAACGACGAGTTCGGCATCGTCAAGGGTTTGATGACCACGATTCACGCCTACACCCAGGACCAGAACCTGCAGGACGGTCCGCACAAGGACCTGCGTCGCGCGCGGGCCGCCGCGATCAACATCGTGCCGACCTCCACGGGTGCCGCCAAGGCGATCGGCCTGGTGCTGCCCGAGCTGAAGGGCAAGCTCGACGGCTACGCGCTGCGCGTGCCGATCCCCACCGGTTCGGTCACCGACCTGACCGCCGAGCTCAACAAGTCGGCGACCGCAGACGAAATCAACGCCGCGATGAAGGCCGCCGCCGACGGTCCGATGAAGGGCATCCTCAAGTACTACGACGCCCCGATCGTATCCAGCGACATCGTCACCGACCCGCACAGCTCGCTCTACGACGCGGGCCTGACCAAGGTCATCGACAACCAGGCCAAGGTGGTCAGCTGGTACGACAACGAGTGGGGATACAGCAACAGGCTCGCCGACCTGATCGCCCTCGTCGGTAAGTCGCTGTAG
- a CDS encoding ATPase gives MADRGGKPVRTGPERIRKLAQAALNADVTVEQVDTILEGLSVTLEDLDKSTGNLDATLERFNETISRIDELAPRLIAVVDRLEGIVTRVERMVGVGESVIMPLAATEQLVRGAFDRVRRSTGL, from the coding sequence ATGGCAGACAGAGGCGGCAAACCGGTACGCACCGGACCCGAACGGATCCGGAAGTTGGCACAGGCAGCACTGAATGCCGACGTCACCGTCGAACAGGTCGACACCATCCTCGAAGGGCTCAGCGTCACCCTGGAGGACCTCGACAAATCCACCGGCAACCTCGACGCGACTTTGGAGCGGTTCAACGAGACGATCAGCCGCATCGACGAACTGGCACCGCGACTGATCGCCGTGGTGGACCGCTTGGAGGGCATCGTGACCCGGGTGGAGCGGATGGTCGGCGTCGGCGAGTCGGTGATCATGCCGCTGGCCGCGACCGAGCAGCTGGTCCGCGGCGCGTTTGACCGGGTGCGCCGCAGCACCGGCCTGTGA
- the whiA gene encoding DNA-binding protein WhiA: MTAEVKDELSRLVVNSVSARRAEVASLLRFAGGLHIVSGRVVVEAEVDLGIIARRLRKDIYDLYGYNAVVHVLSASGIRKSTRYVVRVAKDGEALARQTGLLDLRGRPVRGLPAQVVGGSVADAEAAWRGAFLAHGSLTEPGRSSALEVSCPGPEAALALVGAARRLGVSAKAREVRGSDRVVVRDGEAIGALLTRMGAQDTRLTWEERRMRREVRATANRLANFDDANLRRSARAAVAAAARVERALEILGESVPDHLAAAGYLRVAHRQASLEELGRLADPPMTKDAVAGRIRRLLSMADRKAKQDGIPDTESAVTPDLLEDA; the protein is encoded by the coding sequence ATGACAGCCGAGGTCAAAGACGAGCTCAGCCGCCTGGTGGTCAACTCGGTCAGCGCGCGCCGCGCGGAAGTGGCCTCGCTGCTGCGCTTTGCCGGCGGTCTGCACATCGTGTCCGGTCGGGTGGTGGTCGAAGCCGAAGTCGACCTGGGCATCATCGCCCGCCGACTGCGCAAGGACATCTACGACCTGTACGGGTACAACGCCGTGGTGCATGTGCTCTCGGCCAGCGGGATCCGCAAGAGCACCCGCTACGTGGTGCGGGTGGCCAAAGACGGCGAGGCGCTGGCCAGGCAGACGGGCCTGCTCGATCTGCGTGGCCGGCCGGTTCGGGGATTACCCGCCCAGGTCGTCGGCGGTAGCGTTGCCGATGCCGAGGCTGCTTGGCGCGGAGCGTTTTTGGCACACGGTTCGCTGACCGAGCCGGGACGATCCTCGGCGTTGGAGGTCAGCTGCCCCGGACCGGAAGCGGCACTGGCACTCGTCGGCGCGGCTCGGCGTCTCGGAGTCAGCGCGAAAGCCCGCGAGGTGCGCGGCAGCGACCGTGTGGTGGTGCGCGACGGCGAGGCGATCGGCGCGTTACTGACCCGGATGGGAGCCCAGGACACCCGGTTGACCTGGGAGGAGCGGCGCATGCGCCGCGAAGTTCGCGCCACCGCCAACCGATTGGCCAACTTCGATGACGCCAACCTGCGACGCTCGGCGCGGGCCGCGGTAGCAGCAGCCGCCCGGGTCGAGCGCGCCCTGGAGATTCTGGGCGAATCGGTCCCGGATCATCTGGCTGCCGCCGGTTATCTGAGGGTCGCGCACCGCCAGGCCTCCTTGGAGGAGCTGGGTCGACTGGCCGACCCCCCGATGACCAAAGATGCTGTGGCAGGACGTATTCGGCGTTTGCTATCGATGGCCGACCGAAAGGCCAAGCAGGACGGCATACCCGACACCGAGTCTGCGGTCACCCCGGATCTGCTGGAAGACGCCTGA
- the secG gene encoding preprotein translocase subunit SecG yields the protein MEMALQITLVVTSVLVVLLVLLHRAKGGGLSSLFGGGVQSSLSGSTVVEKNLDRLTLFVTGIWLVSIVGMALLIKYN from the coding sequence ATGGAAATGGCCCTGCAGATCACCCTGGTCGTGACCAGCGTTCTGGTCGTCCTCCTGGTCCTGCTGCACCGTGCCAAGGGTGGCGGCCTGTCCAGTTTGTTCGGCGGCGGCGTGCAGTCCAGCCTGTCGGGCTCCACTGTGGTGGAGAAGAACCTGGACCGATTGACGTTGTTCGTCACCGGTATCTGGCTGGTCTCGATCGTCGGCATGGCCCTGCTGATCAAGTACAACTGA
- a CDS encoding phosphoglycerate kinase: MAIKSLADLLAEGVAGRGVLVRSDLNVPLDDDRQISDPGRIIASVPTLQALSDAGAKVVVTAHLGRPKGEPDAKYSLAPVAAALGEKLARHVQLAADVVGSDALARAEGLTDGDILLLENVRFDARETSKDDAERLAFAKALVELVGEDGAFVSDGFGVVHRKQASVYDVATLLPHYAGTLVDAEVKVLEQLTSSTDRPYAVVLGGSKVSDKLAVIENLATKADSLIIGGGMCFTFLAAQGFSVGNSLLEEGMVDTCRTLLDTYADVLHLPVDIVVADEFAADSEPETVAADRIPDTKMGLDIGPESVKRFTALLSNAKTVFWNGPMGVFEFPAFAAGTKGVAEAIIGATGRGAFSVVGGGDSAAAVRQLGLPEDGFSHISTGGGASLEYLEGKTLPGIQVLDN; the protein is encoded by the coding sequence ATGGCCATCAAATCACTGGCCGACCTGCTGGCCGAGGGGGTGGCGGGGCGGGGCGTGTTGGTTCGCTCCGATCTCAACGTCCCGCTCGACGACGACCGCCAGATCTCCGATCCGGGACGGATCATCGCATCGGTGCCGACACTGCAGGCGCTCTCGGATGCCGGGGCCAAGGTCGTGGTCACCGCGCACCTCGGTCGGCCCAAGGGTGAACCGGATGCGAAGTACTCGCTGGCGCCGGTCGCTGCGGCGCTGGGTGAAAAGCTTGCGCGCCACGTCCAGCTCGCGGCAGACGTGGTGGGCAGTGACGCGCTGGCCCGTGCCGAGGGCCTGACCGATGGCGACATCCTGCTGCTGGAGAACGTGCGCTTCGACGCCCGCGAGACCAGCAAGGACGACGCCGAGCGGCTCGCCTTCGCCAAGGCACTGGTCGAACTCGTCGGTGAGGACGGGGCGTTCGTCTCGGACGGTTTCGGTGTGGTGCACCGTAAGCAGGCGTCGGTTTATGATGTCGCGACCCTGTTGCCGCACTACGCGGGCACACTGGTCGACGCCGAAGTCAAGGTGCTCGAACAGCTCACCAGCTCGACCGATCGGCCTTACGCCGTGGTGCTGGGCGGCTCCAAGGTGTCCGACAAGCTGGCGGTCATCGAGAACCTCGCCACCAAGGCGGACAGCTTGATCATCGGTGGCGGTATGTGTTTCACCTTCCTTGCCGCACAAGGCTTCTCGGTGGGTAACTCGCTGCTCGAGGAAGGTATGGTGGACACCTGCCGCACACTGCTCGACACCTACGCCGACGTGTTGCACCTGCCGGTCGACATCGTCGTGGCCGATGAGTTCGCGGCCGACTCGGAACCGGAAACTGTTGCCGCCGATCGCATTCCCGACACCAAGATGGGTCTGGACATCGGCCCGGAGTCGGTCAAGCGGTTCACGGCTCTGCTGTCGAACGCCAAGACGGTCTTCTGGAACGGACCGATGGGGGTGTTCGAGTTCCCGGCGTTTGCCGCTGGCACCAAGGGTGTTGCCGAGGCCATCATCGGTGCCACCGGCCGCGGTGCGTTCAGTGTGGTCGGCGGTGGCGACTCGGCTGCGGCGGTTCGTCAGCTGGGTCTGCCCGAGGACGGCTTCTCTCATATCTCCACCGGCGGAGGGGCGTCGCTGGAGTACCTCGAGGGCAAGACCCTGCCCGGTATCCAAGTGCTCGACAACTGA
- the ppc gene encoding phosphoenolpyruvate carboxylase, with protein sequence MGENSDPVSDSALAPIGAVHRTQVGREATEPMREDIRLLGSLLGDTVREQNGEEIFDLVERARVESFRVRRSEIDRGELAKLFDGVDVHHAIPVIRAFTHFALLANVAEDIHRERRRAIHEAAGEPPQNSTLAATYTKLDSAGLDADTVDEALRGALVSPVITAHPTETRRRTVFDTQHRITELMRLRLHGLHTTDDGRDIERELRRHILTLWQTALIRLSRLKISDEIETGLRYYPAAFFDVIPQVNASVREQFQQRWPDRPLLIEPILRPGSWIGGDRDGNPNVTGEVVRLATGSAAYLAFDHYFGELTALEQELSMSARLVQPSAALAQLADTCDEPARADEPYRRALRVVHARLTATARDILDRQPEHELDLGLPPYATPADVLDDLDTIDASLRAHGSAVLADDRLSRLREALRVFGFHLCGLDMRQNSDVHEEVVSELLAWAGVHPDYASLEEADRVELLAAELATRRPLTGPGAELSELARKELDIVAAAARAVRVFGSQAVPNYIISMCQSVSDMLEAALLLKEAGLLDASSEQPYAPVGIVPLFETIDDLQRGASILEAALDLPLYRALVAARGDSQEVMLGYSDSNKDGGYLAANWALYRAELDLVESAAKTGIRLRLFHGRGGTVGRGGGPSYDAILAQPPGAVQGSLRLTEQGEVIAAKYAEPRVAHRNLETLLAATLEATLLDVEGLGDEAGPAYQVLDDLAGRAQRAYAELVHETPGFVDYFKASTPVSEIGALNIGSRPTSRKPTTSISDLRAIPWVLAWSQCRVMLPGWYGTGTAFEQYIAEGDGRLEVLQDLYRRWPFFATVLSNMAQVLAKSDLGLAARYAELVEDSDLRRRVFDMIVDEHARTIRMHELITGHDDLLADNPALARSVFNRFPYLEPLNHLQVELLRRYRAGDDDELVQRGILLTMSGLATALRNSG encoded by the coding sequence ATGGGTGAGAACTCCGATCCGGTGTCCGACAGTGCCCTGGCGCCGATCGGGGCTGTGCATCGCACCCAGGTGGGCCGAGAGGCCACCGAGCCGATGCGCGAAGACATCCGGCTGCTCGGATCGCTGCTCGGGGACACCGTGCGCGAGCAGAACGGGGAGGAGATCTTCGACCTCGTCGAGCGAGCCCGGGTGGAGTCCTTCCGGGTCCGTCGCTCCGAGATAGACCGTGGTGAACTGGCCAAGCTGTTCGACGGTGTCGACGTCCACCACGCCATCCCCGTCATCCGGGCCTTCACCCACTTCGCGTTGCTGGCCAACGTCGCCGAGGACATCCACCGCGAGCGGCGCCGGGCGATTCACGAGGCCGCCGGCGAGCCTCCGCAGAACAGCACCCTCGCGGCGACCTACACCAAGCTCGACTCCGCGGGGCTCGACGCCGACACCGTGGACGAGGCCCTGCGCGGGGCCTTGGTCTCGCCGGTCATCACCGCCCACCCCACCGAGACCCGGCGGCGGACGGTCTTCGACACCCAGCACCGCATCACCGAGCTGATGCGGCTTCGGCTGCACGGACTGCACACCACCGACGACGGCCGCGACATCGAGCGTGAGCTGCGCCGCCACATCCTGACGCTGTGGCAGACGGCGCTGATCCGGCTGTCGCGGCTGAAGATCTCCGATGAGATCGAAACCGGGCTGCGGTACTACCCGGCGGCGTTCTTCGACGTCATCCCACAGGTCAACGCCTCGGTACGGGAACAGTTCCAACAGCGCTGGCCCGACCGACCTCTGCTGATCGAGCCCATCCTGCGGCCGGGATCCTGGATCGGCGGTGACCGGGACGGCAACCCGAACGTCACCGGCGAGGTGGTCCGGTTGGCCACCGGCAGCGCCGCCTATCTCGCCTTCGACCACTATTTCGGCGAACTGACAGCTCTGGAGCAGGAGCTTTCGATGTCGGCGCGGCTGGTGCAGCCCTCCGCCGCGCTGGCACAGCTGGCCGACACCTGTGACGAACCGGCCCGTGCCGACGAGCCCTATCGCCGCGCGCTGCGCGTCGTGCACGCGCGCCTCACCGCGACCGCTCGCGACATCCTGGATCGACAACCCGAGCACGAACTGGACCTCGGTCTGCCGCCCTACGCCACTCCCGCCGACGTGCTCGACGATCTGGACACCATCGACGCGTCACTGCGGGCTCACGGCAGTGCGGTGCTGGCCGACGATCGGCTGAGTCGACTTCGGGAAGCTCTGCGTGTCTTCGGTTTTCACCTCTGCGGGCTCGACATGCGGCAGAACTCGGATGTACACGAGGAGGTGGTGTCCGAACTACTCGCCTGGGCCGGTGTGCACCCCGACTATGCGTCGCTGGAGGAGGCCGACCGGGTTGAACTGCTGGCCGCCGAACTCGCCACCAGGCGCCCACTGACCGGGCCCGGCGCCGAACTGTCAGAACTGGCGCGCAAAGAACTCGATATCGTCGCCGCGGCGGCCCGGGCCGTGCGGGTGTTCGGCTCGCAGGCCGTCCCGAACTACATCATCTCGATGTGCCAGTCGGTGTCGGACATGCTCGAGGCAGCGCTGCTGCTCAAGGAGGCCGGTCTGCTCGACGCGTCGTCGGAGCAGCCGTACGCCCCGGTGGGGATTGTGCCGCTGTTCGAAACCATCGACGACTTGCAGCGCGGGGCCTCGATTCTGGAAGCGGCGCTTGATCTTCCGCTGTACCGGGCACTAGTGGCCGCCCGCGGCGACAGCCAGGAGGTGATGCTGGGCTACTCGGACTCCAACAAGGACGGCGGATACCTCGCGGCCAACTGGGCGCTGTATCGCGCCGAGCTGGACCTGGTGGAATCGGCAGCCAAGACCGGGATCCGGTTGCGGTTGTTCCACGGGCGGGGCGGCACCGTGGGTCGCGGAGGCGGCCCGAGTTACGACGCGATCCTGGCCCAGCCCCCAGGTGCGGTGCAGGGCTCGCTGCGGCTCACCGAGCAGGGCGAGGTGATCGCGGCGAAGTACGCCGAACCGCGCGTCGCCCACCGGAACCTGGAGACCTTACTCGCGGCCACTCTGGAGGCCACACTGCTCGATGTCGAAGGTCTGGGGGACGAAGCCGGGCCGGCCTATCAAGTGCTCGATGACCTCGCCGGCCGCGCACAGCGCGCCTACGCCGAATTGGTGCACGAAACACCGGGATTCGTCGACTACTTCAAAGCTTCGACGCCGGTCAGTGAGATCGGCGCGCTCAACATCGGCAGCCGGCCCACCTCACGCAAACCCACCACATCCATCTCGGATCTGCGCGCCATCCCGTGGGTGCTGGCGTGGAGTCAGTGCCGGGTCATGCTGCCCGGCTGGTACGGCACCGGTACCGCCTTCGAGCAGTACATCGCCGAAGGGGACGGCCGACTGGAGGTCCTGCAGGACCTGTATCGGCGATGGCCATTCTTCGCCACGGTGCTGTCCAACATGGCCCAGGTGCTCGCGAAGTCCGACCTGGGGCTGGCCGCGCGGTACGCCGAACTGGTCGAAGACAGTGATCTGCGGCGTCGGGTGTTCGACATGATCGTCGATGAGCATGCACGCACGATCCGCATGCACGAACTGATCACCGGGCACGACGACCTGCTGGCCGACAACCCGGCGCTGGCCCGCTCGGTGTTCAACCGCTTCCCGTACCTGGAACCGCTGAATCACCTGCAGGTCGAGCTGCTGCGCCGCTACCGCGCCGGAGATGACGACGAACTGGTCCAGCGCGGCATCCTGTTGACCATGAGCGGACTGGCCACCGCACTGCGCAACAGCGGCTGA